The Pseudomonas sp. KU26590 genomic sequence CCTGACCGAAACTTCCCCCGTCGCCACCGCCAATCCCTATGGCAATCAGTCCCGGCTGGGCACGGTGGGCATGCCGGTGCCAGGCACCACGGCGAAGGTCATCAGCGACGACGGGGTCGAACTGCCCGTGGGGGAGCGCGGCGAGCTGTGCCTCAAGGGGCCGCAGATCATGCTCGGTTACTGGAACAAGCCGGAGGCCACCGCCGAAGTGCTGGACGGCGAAGGCTGGCTGAAAACCGGCGACGTCGCGGTGATCGACCCGGACGGGTTCATTCGCATCGTGGATCGCAAGAAGGACCTGATCATCGTTTCGGGCTTCAACGTCTACCCGAACGAGATCGAAGACGTGGTCTCGCGGCATCCGAAAGTGGCGAACTGTGCGGTGATCGGCGTTCCGGACGACCGTTCGGGCGAAGCTGTGAAGCTGTTCGTGGTGCCGAGGGATGCAACGCTGACCAGCGAGGAGTTGAAGGCATACTGCAAGGAGAACTTCACCGGCTACAAGATTCCCAAGCAGATCGTGCTGCGTGAGTCGTTGCCGATGACGCCGGTGGGGAAAATCCTGCGGCGGGAGTTGCGGGATATCGCCTGATCCGGCATCGCCTGGCCCCATAAGCGTTTACCCACAGCTTTTTACCTGACAAAACGGCGTGATGATCACGCCGTTTTTTTTGCCTGGTGTTTTGCGTTAGGGTTTTTTCAGACCGTGTAAACGAACATCACGTAAGACATTTCCGACATTTAGGTTCATTACTCTAAACGTGACCGTTGCATATTCAAGAGTCAGATATGTGACTGGAGAGCCCGCTTTAGGCTCTAGGCGGCCTCTGGCAAAGCTGATACGCTCGCCCCGCTTTTTGTACCATCGGTCAACAAAAAGTGGTTACTACAAAATTCCAAACACAAGAAATCATCGCATTAAGCGGTGTGTAGAAACGCTGTCGCTGAGGAGTCGGCTTTTATGCTCGAAAACTTCTGGAAGGATAAATATCCGACAGGTATCGCCGCCGATATCGATCCGGATCAGTATCCGAACGTACAGGCCGTATTGAAACAGTCCTGCGAGCGCTTCGCCAAAAAACCTGCGTTCAGCAACCTGGGCAAGACCCTCACCTACGGCGAAATGTACGCGCTGTCCGGCGCCTTCGCGGCGTATCTGCAACAGCACACCGACCTGCAACCGGGCGATCGCATCGCCGTGCAGTTGCCCAACGTGTTGCAGTACCCGGTCGCGGTGTTCGGCGCCATTCGTGCCGGGCTCATCGTGGTCAACACCAACCCGCTGTACACCGCGCGGGAAATGGAACACCAATTCAACGACTCCGGCGCCAAGGCGCTGGTCTGCCTGGCGAACATGGCGCACCTGGCCGAGAAGGTCGTGCCCAAGACTGGCATCAAGCACATCATCGTCACCGAAGTCGCCGACCTGCTGCCGCCGCTCAAGCGCCTGCTGGTCAACAGCGTCATCAAGTACGTGAAGAAGATGGTGCCGCCGTTCCACTTGCCCAAGGCGGTGAAATTCAACGACGTGCTGGCCAAGGGTCACGGTCAGCCGGTGCGGGATGTTTCGCCCAACGGCGACGACGTCGCGGTGCTGCAATACACCGGCGGCACCACTGGCGTGGCCAAGGGCGCGATGCTCACCCATCGCAACCTGATCGCCAACATGCTGCAGTGCCGGGCGTTGATGGCGGCCAACCTCAACGAAGGCACGGAGATTCTGATCACGCCGTTGCCGCTGTACCACATCTATGCGTTCACCTTTCACTGCATGGCGATGATGCTGAGCGGCAACCACAACGTGCTGATCAGCAACCCGCGTGATCTGTCGGCGATGGTGAAAGAGCTGTCGAAGTGGAAGTTCTCCGGCTTCGTCGGGCTCAACACGCTGTTCGTCGCGCTGTGCAATAACGCCGACTTCCGCCAGCTGGATTTCTCCTCGCTCAAACTCACCCTGTCGGGCGGCATGGCGCTGCAAACGGCGGCGGCCGAGCGCTGGAAAGAAGTGACCGGCTGCTCGATCTGCGAAGGCTACGGCATGACGGAAACCAGCCCGGTTGCGTCGGTTAACCCGTTCCAGAAGATCCAGATGGGCACCATCGGCATTCCCGTGCCCTCGACCCTGTGCAAGACCATTAACGACGCGGGCGAAGAGCTGCCGTTGGGTGAAGTGGGCGAGCTGTGCATCAAGGGCCCGCAGGTGATGAAGGGCTACTGGCAAAACCAGGCCGCCACCGACGAGATGCTCGATGCCGACGGTTGGTTGAAGACCGGTGACATCGCGATCATCCAGCCGGATGGCTACATGCGCATCGTTGATCGCAAGAAGGACATGATTCTGGTCTCCGGCTTCAACGTGTACCCGAACGAACTGGAAGACGTGTTGGCGACCTTGCCGGGCGTCCTGCAGTGCGCGGCCATCGGTCTGCCGGACGAGAAATCCGGCGAGGCGATCAAGCTGTTTGTGGTGTGCAAGCCGGGCACGACCCTGAGCAAGGATCAGGTGATGGAGCACATGCGCGCCAACGTCACTGCTTATAAAGTGCCGCGCAGCGTGGAATTCCGCGACGCCCTGCCGACCACCAACGTCGGCAAGATCCTGCGCCGCGAATTGCGCGACGAAGAGCTGAAAAAGCTGGCGCTGAAAAAGCCGGCGTAAGTCAGCGCTCATCACCACAGCCCCCGCCAGCGTGGTCGGCCTAACGGCCTATCGGCCTCGGGTTTCGCCTTCGGCGAGTTACTTGATAAAGCCCCAAGTAACCAAGGGCTTTTGCTCCTGGTTGGGCCCCGACTTCGTCGGGGTTCCTTCACTCCGGTCCCGCTCCGTGGGCCCGCGCCGAACGGACATCCATGTCCTGACGGCGCTCTCGCCGCATCCATGGGGCTCGGCCCACTGCGCGAGACCTGCGCTCAGCCTGCACCCAAGTCGCGTTTGGCAGTGACTGGACTTTTTGCGTCCGAAGATCAAAAGCGGATCACAAGCTTCCCGGCTGAAGCCGGTCCTACAGACCTACTGCGCACCCACTGTAGGACCGGCTTCAGCCGGGAAGAGGTCGGTGTGATCGCCACATATTTTACTCAATGCACACGCTGCTCTTGGTGGGACCGGCTTCAGCCGGGAAGAGGTCGGTGTGATCGCCACATATTTTACTCAATGCACGCGCTGCTCTTAGTGGGACCGGCTTTAGCCGGGAAGAGGTCGGTGTGATCGCCACATATTTTACTCAATGCACGCGCTGCTCTTGGTGGGACCGGCTTCAGCCGGGAAGAGGTCGGTGTGATCGCCACATATTTTACTCAATGCACGCGCTGCTCTTGGTGGGACCGGCTTTAGCCGGGAAGAGGTCGGTGTGATCGCCACATATTTTACTCAATGCACGCGCTGCTCTTGGTGGGACCGGCTTTAGCCGGGAAGAGGCCCGCATGACCACGATTAATCTTTTTGGCATAAACCCTCCATGTGGAAGCCGTCACGACCTCGTGGGAGCGACAGGGGTGGCGCTCCACATTGCGCGCGAGGACTTACACCCCGCCCGTGAATGCCTTTGCGCCACAGACCTGCCTCCACCCCACCAAATCTGCGACAATCCGCGCCCTGCATTCAGATAGAAAGATTCCGCGCCCTGATGACCGACGATTCGACTTCCATCGACCACCTCTTCAAGAGCCTCGACCACGCGATGATCAGCGATCGTCATCGCTTGCGCCGGCAATTGCATGAGCTGCGCAAGAAACCGGACGAGACGAAGCTGGCGCAGTGGGTCGAGCGCGTGCAGGCGTCCTGTGCGCGGGTGGTCAATCGCGCGCACAGCGTGCCGACCCTGCGCTACGACGAAAACCTGCCCATCGCCGCCAAGCGCGACGAGATCAAGAAAGCGATTCTTGAGCATCAGGTGTTGATCATCGCTGGCGAGACCGGGTCGGGCAAAACCACTCAGTTGCCGAAGATCTGCCTGGAAATCGGTCGCGGTCAGCACGGTCTGATTGGCCACACCCAGCCGCGTCGCATCGCAGCGCGCAGCGTCGGCAGCCGGGTCGCCGAGGAAATCGGCACGCCGCTGGGCGGGCTGGTGGGTTATCAGGTGCGCTTCGAAGATCAGAGCGACGAGAACACCCTGATCAAGCTGATGACCGACGGCATCCTGCTCGCCGAAACCCAGCACGACCGCTATCTTGAGCGCTACGACACGATCATCGTCGACGAAGCCCACGAACGCAGCCTGAACATCGACTTCCTGCTCGGCTATCTGAAAACCCTGCTGCCCCGTCGCCCGGACCTCAAGGTCATCATCACCTCGGCGACCATCGACCTCGAACGCTTCTCGGAGCATTTCGACAAGGCGCCGGTCATTGAAGTCTCGGGCCGAACCTTTCCGGTGGAAACCTGGTACCGGCCGATGACGGCCCAGCAGGACGAAGAGGGCAACAGCGTCGAGGAAGACCTGACGGTCGATCAGGCGATTCTCGCCACGCTGGACGAGCTGGCCGCCTTCGAACGCAGCGAGCGCAAGTCCCCCGGCGATGTGCTGGTGTTTCTGCCCGGCGAGCGGGAAATCCGTGACGCCGCTGAAATGCTACGCAAGGCGCAACTCAAGCACACCGAAATCCTGCCGCTGTACGCGCGCCTGTCGCCGGCCGAGCAGCAACGCATCTTCCAGTCGCACCCGGGCCGTCGCGTGGTGCTGGCGACCAACGTTGCCGAAACCTCGCTGACCGTGCCGGGTATTCGCTACGTCATCGACACCGGCACCGCGCGCATCAGCCGCTACAGCTACCGCGCCAAGGTTCAGCGACTGCCCATCGAAGCGATTTCCCAGGCCAGTGCCAATCAGCGCAAGGGCCGTTGCGGTCGGGTCGAACCGGGGCTGTGCGTGCGCCTGTACAGCGAAGAGGATTTCCTCTCGCGGCCTGAATTCACCGATCCGGAGATCCTGCGCACCAACCTTGCCGCGGTCATCCTGCAGATGCTGCACCTGCGTCTGGGTCAGATCACCGATTTCCCGTTCATCGAGCCGCCGGACGGCAAGGCGATCAGCGACGGCTTCAACCTGTTGCAGGAGCTGTCGGCGGTCGACCGCGAGAACAACCTGACGCCGATGGGCCGACAACTGGCGCGCCTGCCGGTGGACCCGCGCATGGGCCGCATGTTGCTCGAAGCGGCGAAGCAGGGCAGCTTGCAGGAAGTGCTCATTGTCGCCAGCGCCATGTCGATTCAGGACCCGCGCGAGCGTCCGCCGGAGCGTCAGCAGGCTGCCGACCAAGCCCACGCCCAGTGGAAAGATCAGGACTCCGACTTCGCCGGGCTGGTCAATCTGTGGCGTGGTTTCGAAGAACAGCGCCAGGCCCTGACCGCCAGTCCGCTGCGTAACTGGTGCCGGCGTAATTTCCTCAATTACCTGCGTCTCCGGGAATGGCGTGACTCCCATCGTCAGCTCAGCCTGATCTGCCGCGACTTGCAACTGACCGTCAATAAAGAGCCGGCCGATTTTCCGAAATTCCACAAAGCGGTGCTCTCGGGACTGCTCAGTCAGATCGGTCAGAAGACCGAAGACGGCGACTACCTGGGCGCGCGTCAGCGACGCTTCTGGGTGCATCCGTCTTCCGGGCTGGGGCGCAAGCGCCCGCAATGGATCATGGCCGCCGAGTTGGTGGAAACCACCAAGCTGTATGCGCGCATGGTGGCGAAGATCGAGCCGGACTGGATCGAGCCGCTTGCCGGGCACCTGATCAAGAAAAACCACTTCGAGCCCCATTGGGAAAAGAAGCGCGGCCAGGTCGTTGCCTTCGAGCAGATCACCCTGTTCGGCCTCATCGTCGTTGGCCGTCGGCCGGTGCATTTCGGGCCGATCGATCCGGTGGTGTCCCGCGAGTTCTTCATCCGCGAAGGGCTGGTGCGCGGTGAAATCCAGTCCCGGGCCAAATGCCTCGCGGCCAACGCCCAGTTGCTGGAGCAGCTCGACGAACTGGAAGCCAAAGCGCGTCGCCGCGACATTCTGGCCGACGAAGAAACCCTGTACCGCTATTACGACGAACGCTTGCCGGCGGATATTCACCAGACCGCGACCTTCGACGCCTGGTACCGGATGGAGAGCCAGAAGAACCCGCAGCTGCTGATCATGCGCGAGGAAGATGTCCTCGCCCGCGAAGCCAGCGAGGTCACGGCCAATCAGTACCCGGACACCTTGCGTCTGGGCGAACTGACCCTGTCGTTGACCTACCACTTCGAGCCCAACCACCCTCGTGACGGCGTGACCCTGCGCGTGCCGGCACCGCTGTTGCTGTCGTTGCCGGCCGAGCGCCTGGAATGGCTGGTGCCGGGGCTGCTGGAAACCAAATGCGTGGCGCTGGTGCGCAATCTGCCCAAGGCGTTGCGCAAGAATTTCGTGCCGGTGCCGGACTTCGTTAAAGCCGCGTTGCAGCGGATGGTCTTCGCCGAAGGCTCGTTGCCTCAGTCGTTGGGCCGTGAGTTGTTGCGCATGACCGGCGTGCGGGTGACCGACGAAGCCTGGGCGGAAGCTGCGCAGCAGGTGGAAAACCACCTGAAAATGAACCTTGAGGTGGTCGACGCCAACGGCAAGTTCCTCGGTGAAGGCCGTGAGCTGGATGAGCTGACCGCGCGTTTCGCCGAAGCCGGACAGGCGGCATTGGCGGTGCCGCAGTCGGCGAAAGGTCAGCAGCCGGTTGAGGCCAAGGGCTTTGCGGCGGTGGCCGAGAAGACTCAGCAGCAGATCGCCGGGCTGTCGATGACGGTGTATCCGGCGCTGGTGGAAGAGGGCGGTGCGGTCAAGGAAGGGCGCTTCTCGACCCAGGCCGAGGCCGAATACCAGCACCGTCGAGCGCTGCAACGGCTGTTGTTGCAGCAACTGGCCGAGCCGACCAAGTTCCTGCGCAGCAAGTTGCCGGGTCAGACCGAGCTGGCCTTGCTGTACCGCGACCTGGGTCGGGTCGATGGGCTGATCGAAGACATCCTGCTGGCGAGCCTCGACAGCTGCATCCTTGAGGGCGAAACGATATTGCCGCGAGATGGCGCCGGGCTGCTGTCGCTGGCTGAGCGCAAGCGCGGCGGTCTGACCGAGCATGCCGAGCGGCTGGCGAGGCTGACGCTGGAGATTCTCAAGCTGTGGCATGGCCTGCAAAAGCGTTTCAAGGGCAAGATCGACCTGGCCCAGGCCGTGGCGCTGAACGACATCAAGGGTCAGCTGAGCAAACTGGTCTATCCCGGGTTCGTCCGCGAAACACCGGCGGTGTGGCTCAAGGAATTGCCGCGTTACCTCAAGGCCATTGAGATCCGTCTTGAGAAACTCGGCAGCCAGGCACAGAAAGACCGGGTCTGGAGCATCGAGCTGGGCAATCTCTGGGCGCAGTACCAGACCCGCGCCGACAAACATGCCCAGGAAGGCAAGCGTGACCCTGAGCTGGTGGTGTATCGCTGGTGGCTGGAGGAATACCGCGTCTCGCTGTTCGCGCAGCAGCTGGGGACCAAAGTGCCGATCTCTGACAAGCGCCTGAACAAGCAGTGGACCCAGGTCGAGGGGTGATGCCTTAACGGTCCTGCATTCAGCGCAAATCCTTGTCTTGATCGGGATCTATTGTAGGAGCGCGCTTGCCCGCGAATCGCGGTGTGTCAGGCGACTCATATGCCACCGACAGACCCCATTCGCGGGCAAGCGCGCTCCTACAGTGGATCTCCAGCATCCAACCGAATATCGGAGCGGCCTGTGGGGCAGGGATGACTGCCCCGTTCGTGTCACCCGATAGCGCGAAATGGCGGCCGTTATGGCAAACTTCGCGGCTAAACTTCATAGCGTCATCAACATCCGTCGTCCGCCAAGCAGGTTGCTGCCTCGTTGCATTGGGACCTTCGTCCCAGATCGCCAACGCCCCCGCTTGTGCTGGCTGTTCAGCTGCTGCCGTCAATGAGCTGCTTTTATCTCGAGAGGAACGACCGTGTACGAAGTCGTGATCAGTGGCACCGGGCTTTTCACCCCCGCCAACAGTATTTCCAACGATGAGCTGGTGCAGTCTTTCAACACCTACGTTGCCCAGTTCAACGCCGAAAATGCCGCCGCGATCGAAGCGGGAGAGGTTCAGGCACTGACGGAATCCAACGCGGCGTTCATCGAAAAAGCCAGCGGCATCAAAAGCCGTTACGTGATGGACAAGGATGGCATTCTCGATCCGCAGCGCATGAAGCCGCGCCTGCCCGAACGCGCCAATGACGAATGGTCGATCCTCTGCGAGATGGGCGTTGCCGCGGCCAAACAGGCCCTGCAGCGTGCAGGCAAGACCGCCGCTGACATTGATGGCGTGATCGTCGCCTGTTCCAACCTGCAACGCGCGTACCCGGCGATCTCCATCGAAATCCAGGCGGCGCTGGGCATTCAGGGCTTCGGCTTTGACATGAACGTGGCGTGCTCATCGGCCACGTTCGGCATCCAGACCGCATGCAACAGCGTCAAACTGGGCCAGGCCCGGGCGCTGTTGGTCATCAGCCCGGAAATCTGCACCGCTCACCTTAATTTCCGCGACCGTGACAGCCACTTCATCTTCGGTGATGCGGCCACGGCGGTGGTGGTCGAGCGTGCTGACCTGGCAACCTCACAGCACCAGTTCGATATCGTCGGCACCAAGCTGCTGACCACGTTCTCCAATAACATCCGCAACAACTTCGGTTTCCTCAACCGCACGGCGGATGAGGGCGAAGGCAAGCAGGACAAGCAGGACAAGCTGTTCGTGCAGGAAGGCCGCAAGGTGTTCCGCGACGTCTGCCCAATGGTCGCCGAACTGGTGGCTGCGCACCTGGACGAGAACCAGCTGAACATTGGCGACGTGCAACGGTTCTGGCTGCATCAGGCCAACCTGAGCATGAACCACCTGATCGTGAAGAAACTGCTGGGCCGCGACGCCAGCGTCGAGGAAGCCCCGGTGATCCTCGACCGCTACGCCAACACCAGCTCCGCCGGTTCCGTGATCGCGTTTCACGAATACCAGGACGACCTGCCAAGCGGCGCGCTGGGCGTACTCAGCTCGTTTGGCGCGGGGTATTCGATTGGTAGCGTGATTCTGCGCAAGAAATAAAGCGCCCTGAATGACCGCGGTTGATGACGTAGGAGCGTGGCTCGTCCCGCGATCTGGCGCGCAGCGGCAGTAAAACCTGTGAATGGGGTTGCCTCTGACACGCCTCGCGTCTGTATCACGACTGCTGCGCAGCCGATCGCGGGACAAGCCACGCTCCTACAGAGTTCGGCGTATGGCATCGCAACAAAAAAGCCCGGCGTTGCTCTGTCGGAACGGATGATGGGGATCCGACAGGGCAACGGCGGGCGTGAGATTTTTAGCAGCTTCAAACGGCAGCAGCGCGCCGCTTCAAGCTTTCAGCTTGTAACTTGCAGCTTGAAGCTGTCTCTCTTAAAACTTCGCCAGCACGTCCAGTTGCAGCGTGTTGGCGTCCTGATCACGTGGCAGCGCAGATGTCGCGAAATCCGCTTTGGTCAGGAAGTACGTCGCGCCGACTGCGAAGTTCTTGTCGATGTCGTAGGAAACGCTCAGCTTGTGACCGCGCGAACCGGTCGTGCCGTTGGCGAAGTCTGAGTCGGTGAAAGCACCCACCACAGCATTACGCTGCGTATCGCGGTAGTTGTAGTCCAGACCGAAACCGAACACCTTGGTTTTCACACCGGCCAACCAGGCGGTGTCTTCGTCGCTGTTGGTACCGCTGTTGACCACGTACTGACCGTAGAGGCCGACCGGTACCACGAAGCCGGTCAGGTCCAGTTGACCAAAGCCTTCGTACAGGCGGAAGTCAGTGGTGTTGTTGCCGTTGATGCTCAAGCCACAGAACGTCGTGCTGGTGCTGGCAGCGGCCGGATTACAGTCGTTGGAGTTTTCGTAGTTGTAGACCGAACCGCCGACCGTCATTTTCACGTTGTCGGTGATGGCGATCCGCGTACCCAACTGAGCCGCGTTCAGGCGCAGGTCGTTCTTGAACTGCGTACCTTCACCGCTGATGTTGTCCTTGAGGGTGTAAGTACCGGCGCTGCCGAACAGCTCGAAGCCCTTGTTGATCGGCAGGCTGTAAGTCGCGGCCAGACCTTCAGGGTTGATGTCGTTGTCCCAGATCACGTCGCCTTCGCTGACCCATGGCTGAGCCATTTTGCCGCCGATGACGTGCAGGTTCTGGATGGCGGTCGGGTGGTAGTCGATGAAGCCCTGATCCAGCCACAGGTCTTTCTTGGTGAAGTAGTCGTTCTGGTCAACGTTGGTGGAGTTGGCCTTGTTGTCGCCACCGGTGGCGATGCGGATACCGGTGCTGACTTGCGGGTTGATCTCGCTGTAGGCGCCGAGACGCACACGGATACGCTGACGGTTTTTATCCTGGCTGTTGTTCTGGTCGTCGATCTTGACCGTCTCCTGCCGAACGCGAACGTCGCCCTTGAATTGAGTCTTCGCTGCCCATGCCACTTTCTGCTCGAAGGCAGACAGTTCGGAGGACTTGGCAGTGGTGGCAGCGGCGATCTGGTCGGAGGTCGCTTTCTGGGCCTGCTGTTGAGCCAGCTGATCTTTACTCAGCTCGGTCTGCAGTTCGGCGTATTGGGCAGGTGAAATCGAGCCGTTGGCCTTGAGCATGTCGAGCAGTTTTGCGTCGACTGCGGCACTGGCCGGAACGCTCATGGCCAGCAGCACACCACCACACAGGGCTGCCGCAGTTTTCGTGTAAGCAAGACGCATATCAATCTCCGTAATCGAGAAGGGATGACCGAATCATCCGGGGATCAACCGACCAAAGGCGGGCGGGAAAAAGTCCGAATTCTTAGAACCTGTGGCTCTAAAAACAGGCGCCAGTATTGCCAGCGTTTATGACGAAACGGTGGCAAGGTGATGGCATGTCGATGACATGTGAAAATTTCGTTGGACCTGCGGGCTAGAGCGTTGCCGTGCGTAAATTCATGTGCAGCACTTATGAATAGGTGATACTTCGAAACACGTTGGCGTGACCTGGAGTGGCGAGATGTCGTTACACCGTTTGGATAAGTTGTCGGACCTTGCGCCTGAACAGTGGGACGCCTTGATACCTGGCGATTCGCCGTTTCTGCGCCATGGCTTTCTCAGTTCGCTGGAAGACAGCGGCAGCCTCGGCCCACGTTCCGGCTGGCGCGCCGAGCACTTGCTGCACTACGAGGGCGAGCAACTCATCGCTGCGCTGCCGGCGTACCGCAAGTGGCATTCTTACGGCGAGTACGTGTTCGATCACGCCTGGGCGGACGCCTGCCGTCGCGCCGGTCTGGCCTATTACCCCAAGCTGCTGGTGGCCGTGCCGTTCAGTCCTGTCAGCGGGCCGCGCCTGCTGGCGAAGACCCCCGAAGAGGGCCGCGAACTGCTGGCCTGCCTGCCGGGCTATGCCCAGGGCGAGGAGCTGTCCAGCGTTCACGTCAACTTCACCGACCCGGTGGCTGACGCGTTGCTCGCTGAACAACCCGGCTGGCTGCAGCGCATCGGCTGCCAATACCACTGGCAGAACCGTGGCTACCGGGATTTTCACGATTTCCTCGACGCCTTGAGCTCGCGCAAGCGCAAACAAATGCGCAAAGAACGCGAGCAAGTGGCGGGGCAGGGCTTTGATTTCGACTGGCTCGAAGGGCACGAGCTGAGCGAGGCGCATTGGGATTTCGTCTACGCCTGCTATTCCAATACCTACGAAGTGCGTGGGCAAACGCCTTACCTCACCCGAGAATTCTTCAGCCTGGTGGCCGAGCGCATGCCCCAAGCGATTCGTGTGGTGCTGGCGCGACAGGGTTCACGGCCCGTAGCGATGGCATTCAGTCTGATTGGCGGCGACAGTTTTTACGGCCGCTACTGGGGCTGCCTGGCCGAGTTCGACCGGCTGCACTTCGAGACGTGTTTCTATCAGGGCATGGATTACGCCATCGCCCACGGCTTCAAGCGCTTCGACGCCGGCGCCCAAGGCGAGCACAAGTTGATTCGCGGCTTCGAGCCGGTCATCACCCACTCGTGGCATTACCTGGCGCACCCGGGGCTGCGAGAAGCGGTGGCGGATTTTCTGACCCAGGAACGGGCGGGGATTCTGGCGTACGCCGAAGAAGCGCGCGGGGCGTTGCCGTATCGGCAGGCGGAATGAAGATGAACGCGATGCGGCAGCCACCGTCGATGTGCCTGACCCATCGCATTCCTCTGTAGGAGCCGGCTTGCTGGCGAACCGGATTTGCCACTCACCGTCAATGGGCTGGGCAATCGCGTTCGCCAGCAAGCCGGCTCCTACGGTTCGCGCGGTGTCTTGATCAATCGACCCCGACAAACCCGCCCGTCTGATGCGCCCACAACCGCGCATACAACCCTTTATGCGCCAGCAACTCGGCGTGGGTTCCGCTTTCAGCGATGACGCCGTTCTCCAGAACGATCAGGCGATCCATCCGTGCGATGGTCGACAGCCGGTGGGCAATCGCGATCACCGTCTTGCCTTGCATCAGCGTTTCCAGACTCTCCTGAATCGCCGCTTCCACCTCTGAATCCAGCGCTGACGTCGCTTCGTCCATGATCAGGATCGGCGCGTCCTTGAGCAGCACGCGGGTGATGGCGATGCGCTGACGCTGACCACCGGACAACTTCACGCCGCGCTCGCCCACATGAGCATCCAGCCCGGTACGGCCTTCGGAATCCGTCAGCAAGGGGATGAACTCATCGGCGCGGGCCTTGCGCATGGCTTCCCACAATTCAGCGTCGGTCGCGTCCGGTTTGCCGTACAGCAGGTTGTCGCGGATCGAGCGGTGCAACAGCGACGTGTCCTGGGTGATCATGCCGATGTGCGAACGCAGGCTTTCCTGAGCGACGTGGGAAATATCCTGATCGTCTATAAGGATCCGTCCGCCCTGTACGTCATACAAGCGCAGCAGAAGATTTACCAGCGTCGATTTACCGGCACCCGACGGCCCGATCAACCCGATTTTCTCGCCCGCCTTGATGTCCAGGTTCAGGCCATGAATCACGCCCTTGCCCTTGCCGTACTGGAAGTTGAGGTCCTGGAATTTCACCTCGCCACGGCTGACGGCCAGCTTCGGCGCAGCATCCCGATCGGTAATGCCCACCGGCTGCGCAATGCTCTGCAGACCGTCCTGCACCATGCCGATGTTTTCGAAAATCCCATTGACCACCCACATGATCCAGCCGGACATGTTGACGATCCGAATCGCCAGACCGGTCGCCAGCGCGATCGCGCCCACAGAAATCAAAGACTGGGTCCACAACCACAATGCCAGGCCCGTGGTGGTGACAATCAGAATGCCGTTGAGCGTGGTGATCACGGTGTCCATTTCCGTAATCACGCGGCCTGCCAGCTGGGTTTTCTCGGTCTGTTCGCTGATGGCCTCGCGGGCGTACTGCTGCTCGGAATTGGTGTGGGCAAACAACTTGAGCGTGGTGATGTTGGTGTAGCCATCGACGATGCGGCCCATGAGTTTTGATCGCGCATCGGAGGAGATGACCGAGCGAGCTTTCACCCGTGGCACGAAGTACCACAGCGCCAGAGTGAACGCGAAGATCCAGCTCAGCAGCGGAATCATCAGGCGCCAGTCGGCCTCGGCGAACAGCACCAGCGCGCTGATCGAATAGATCAGCACGTGCCACAACGCGTCAACCGACTGCACCGCCGAGTCGCGCAGCGCGTTGCCGGTCTGGACGATGCGTTGGGCGATGCGCCCGGC encodes the following:
- a CDS encoding beta-ketoacyl-ACP synthase III, translated to MYEVVISGTGLFTPANSISNDELVQSFNTYVAQFNAENAAAIEAGEVQALTESNAAFIEKASGIKSRYVMDKDGILDPQRMKPRLPERANDEWSILCEMGVAAAKQALQRAGKTAADIDGVIVACSNLQRAYPAISIEIQAALGIQGFGFDMNVACSSATFGIQTACNSVKLGQARALLVISPEICTAHLNFRDRDSHFIFGDAATAVVVERADLATSQHQFDIVGTKLLTTFSNNIRNNFGFLNRTADEGEGKQDKQDKLFVQEGRKVFRDVCPMVAELVAAHLDENQLNIGDVQRFWLHQANLSMNHLIVKKLLGRDASVEEAPVILDRYANTSSAGSVIAFHEYQDDLPSGALGVLSSFGAGYSIGSVILRKK
- the hrpA gene encoding ATP-dependent RNA helicase HrpA translates to MTDDSTSIDHLFKSLDHAMISDRHRLRRQLHELRKKPDETKLAQWVERVQASCARVVNRAHSVPTLRYDENLPIAAKRDEIKKAILEHQVLIIAGETGSGKTTQLPKICLEIGRGQHGLIGHTQPRRIAARSVGSRVAEEIGTPLGGLVGYQVRFEDQSDENTLIKLMTDGILLAETQHDRYLERYDTIIVDEAHERSLNIDFLLGYLKTLLPRRPDLKVIITSATIDLERFSEHFDKAPVIEVSGRTFPVETWYRPMTAQQDEEGNSVEEDLTVDQAILATLDELAAFERSERKSPGDVLVFLPGEREIRDAAEMLRKAQLKHTEILPLYARLSPAEQQRIFQSHPGRRVVLATNVAETSLTVPGIRYVIDTGTARISRYSYRAKVQRLPIEAISQASANQRKGRCGRVEPGLCVRLYSEEDFLSRPEFTDPEILRTNLAAVILQMLHLRLGQITDFPFIEPPDGKAISDGFNLLQELSAVDRENNLTPMGRQLARLPVDPRMGRMLLEAAKQGSLQEVLIVASAMSIQDPRERPPERQQAADQAHAQWKDQDSDFAGLVNLWRGFEEQRQALTASPLRNWCRRNFLNYLRLREWRDSHRQLSLICRDLQLTVNKEPADFPKFHKAVLSGLLSQIGQKTEDGDYLGARQRRFWVHPSSGLGRKRPQWIMAAELVETTKLYARMVAKIEPDWIEPLAGHLIKKNHFEPHWEKKRGQVVAFEQITLFGLIVVGRRPVHFGPIDPVVSREFFIREGLVRGEIQSRAKCLAANAQLLEQLDELEAKARRRDILADEETLYRYYDERLPADIHQTATFDAWYRMESQKNPQLLIMREEDVLAREASEVTANQYPDTLRLGELTLSLTYHFEPNHPRDGVTLRVPAPLLLSLPAERLEWLVPGLLETKCVALVRNLPKALRKNFVPVPDFVKAALQRMVFAEGSLPQSLGRELLRMTGVRVTDEAWAEAAQQVENHLKMNLEVVDANGKFLGEGRELDELTARFAEAGQAALAVPQSAKGQQPVEAKGFAAVAEKTQQQIAGLSMTVYPALVEEGGAVKEGRFSTQAEAEYQHRRALQRLLLQQLAEPTKFLRSKLPGQTELALLYRDLGRVDGLIEDILLASLDSCILEGETILPRDGAGLLSLAERKRGGLTEHAERLARLTLEILKLWHGLQKRFKGKIDLAQAVALNDIKGQLSKLVYPGFVRETPAVWLKELPRYLKAIEIRLEKLGSQAQKDRVWSIELGNLWAQYQTRADKHAQEGKRDPELVVYRWWLEEYRVSLFAQQLGTKVPISDKRLNKQWTQVEG
- the fadD1 gene encoding long-chain-fatty-acid--CoA ligase FadD1, producing the protein MLENFWKDKYPTGIAADIDPDQYPNVQAVLKQSCERFAKKPAFSNLGKTLTYGEMYALSGAFAAYLQQHTDLQPGDRIAVQLPNVLQYPVAVFGAIRAGLIVVNTNPLYTAREMEHQFNDSGAKALVCLANMAHLAEKVVPKTGIKHIIVTEVADLLPPLKRLLVNSVIKYVKKMVPPFHLPKAVKFNDVLAKGHGQPVRDVSPNGDDVAVLQYTGGTTGVAKGAMLTHRNLIANMLQCRALMAANLNEGTEILITPLPLYHIYAFTFHCMAMMLSGNHNVLISNPRDLSAMVKELSKWKFSGFVGLNTLFVALCNNADFRQLDFSSLKLTLSGGMALQTAAAERWKEVTGCSICEGYGMTETSPVASVNPFQKIQMGTIGIPVPSTLCKTINDAGEELPLGEVGELCIKGPQVMKGYWQNQAATDEMLDADGWLKTGDIAIIQPDGYMRIVDRKKDMILVSGFNVYPNELEDVLATLPGVLQCAAIGLPDEKSGEAIKLFVVCKPGTTLSKDQVMEHMRANVTAYKVPRSVEFRDALPTTNVGKILRRELRDEELKKLALKKPA